The Haloarcula rubripromontorii region TACGGGCAGCCTTCTGATCGGGGAGCCCTGCAACGCGGATGGTGTCGGCCAGCTTTCCGTGGTCTGCGGTCTCAATGGCTGCGAAGTCGTCATACGCTGTGAACAGCGCCTCGGTGGCTCGGCGCGTGTTTTCGTCGGCGACGTTCTGTGAGAGAATCGTCGTCACCAGCTGTCGAACCCCTTCACCAGGGTCGGCGTTGGCATCGGCACCGTGATCGCTCGTGCGTTCGACTGGCCCATGCAGCGAGACGAGGTCATCGTGGAGGTCACGAACATCGGCGGTGTCCCACTCCTCAATCGTCGACATATTGTTCGACACGGACTGGACCGACTTCAAGACACTGACGCCTCGTTCGGTTTCGATCCACGACGCCCCTACACCGTGGCAGATCCGATTTTCGACGGAGCCATACCACTCACCGTGTGACTGCCAGGCGGCAGCAGCGAGATCGGAATTGAGGCAGTCTACTGGAGTACGTCCCTCTCAGTATCCAATGGTATTTCGCGATGGGCGGGGGTAGTCACAGACGCCTTCGCCCGGGTATGACGAGATATAGTTGTCACTGATTGTGAATACCTTCTTAGCTATGCGAAGTAAATGGCCGTGCATGGGGATGCGCTGTGAACTATTCGGACATGACTTCGGAGCCTCGAAAATAGAGGAGTCCTATGATGAAGGCGAGCGCGGCACTGTTCTAACCGTTCGGGAATATCGGTCTTGCCAGCGATGTGGCCACATCCGCAATATCTCCGAGAACCGGGGCTTGATATCCACGACAGAGGAATCGAAAGCAAACGATGGCCCGCCGGACAAGGCCGAATACAGCGCCGAGACTCGGCAGCCAGCGGAACGGCAAGAGAGGGTAGCAGACGAGACTGAAGCGACAGATACGGCACAGGCGTCGGAAACGGATCCGACTGAGTCTCCCGAATCAGCGACGACCACGCCGGAAACGGTCGGAGACCAATCCCCGGATGCGGAAGTGAGTGATGCGTCTATGACGGAGATTTCATCGACACCACCAGAGAAGACTGACGATGCTGTAATCCTGTCGGAATCAGAGCCACAGGAGCCAGCTGACGCCAGCACCCCGCCGCTGAACAACGACGATGCAGTCATCATCGATGCTGCTACAGATACTGCACACTCACCGTCTGAAACATCCGACGGGCCAGATAGTAGAAACGACCGGGACCGGAGCCCACCCACAGCGGATGACGGAGAGAATACTTCAGCCGACTCGGAGCCCAGTTATACGTGCCCGAGGTGTGCGTTCGAACTCCCTGCGAGTGAATCGTCGTTCTTTGCCGGTGATGTCTGTCCGCAGTGCCGAGTCGGCTACCTTGAGGATACAGCAGACAGCGAATCGTGAGCCGTCGACGAAACGTGGCCCCATAGAGAGTGTCGGCGGGAGATTATCGTTCCCCGGTGAGTCTCCGATCAATAGTTTTGGAACAGCAGTTTTCGCACGTCGTCTTTTGTCCGTGCGCTCACCGTCGACCCATCGGGGAGCGTGACTTCGTAGGGTTCGTCGTTTTCGTCAGACCGAGTCCACTTTTCGTCATGTTCGGTCAGTAAACGGTTCGCGACGGAAAGGGTGTCTCCCGGAGTGTTGTTGGCCGACTCGTCTGGTTCGGCTGCGTCATCGGTTTCGACGGTAGCGGATGCTGGACCAGTCTGTGCCGGCGCACCGCCTTGTGCTCCACCGTGTCCGTTGCTCGGCGTCTCTCCTGACTCATCTGGACCAGTACCCCTCTCCTCAGTACCTTCGCTCGCGCTCGTGTCGGATTCGATGTCTGCAAGGCGCGTCGCGAGTTCACTCGTCCCAAGCGCCGAGAGCAGTTTCCCTCGCATCTCGTCGGCTTCAATACCGCTCCCGGGAACCTCCGGCACGTTGGACGCGATGCGCTGGAGTTCCGGATACTCAGCTGCGGCGATTCGCTCGTAGTCGGGACGACTCAGGCCTTGCTCGTCTTCGAGGCGGTCCGGCGGTGTGTATGTATCGAGGAGGTAGGCAACAACATCTTGCGTACGAATATGACCGTACGTCTCGATGAACGCGTCTTCAAGATCCTCCCGCACCGATGTTAAATCCGCCTGTTGTGTGTCCGTAATCTCGATTTCTGGCATCGCTTCCAACATTGGTCGCCCATCTCATAACTCGTTCCCTGGACGGCGAAAACTGACGGAACCATTGTATAGCAGAGACACGCATACTCTGGTATGTGGTGTCCCCGCTGCGATTCCGACCTCAGCACATATACGCTTGCGACCGCTGATCAGACAGCTATCGTCTGTGAATCGTGCGGCTTCGCAGGCATCCCTGCGTCACATCACACCGAGGCGACCCCTCCAGAGTCCTGGGAATTCGCATTTTCACGGTTCAACCAGCATCCTGACTCTAACCTCGGTAACCCCGAACATACTGACAGAATACCCAGCGTCCCGATTCCGGAAGGTGACGAGTCCACAGACCGACCAGAGTTCTCGCTTGAACAGGCTGGTGTCTCGGTCGGCATCTCTCTGGGGTCAGATGCGAACATACTCCAACAGGACGCTGCTGACGAATTGAACCGTGTTATCGACGAGAGTGACCGCGAACGGAGTGGCGAATCCACAGCCAACTTTGAGGAGAGCGATGGGACCGATCAAAACGCAGAAAGTGATGTCGTCGAAAACGGGGACGAAACTGCGTAACGCCCGCTGTCGGGTGTATCGCTTGGAGCGAGGCAGGAGCAGATCCCGACTGACTCAGGCGAGCGGCGCTGTTATCCGCGAGTGCCCGTTACTCGGCGGTGGTATCCGGCTCTTCGGCCTGCTCGGCTTGCCCTTCCCGCTCTTCTTCCGACCGCGCTGCGACGAGCGCCCCCTGTGCGACACTATACAGTGGGTTCTCGGCCTGGCGGACGTCGCTAATCGAGAACGGGATCTCAGAGTCGTTTATCCGTTCGGCGAACAGTTCTTCAAAGCCGTCAGGACTGGATGTCCCGCCAGTCACGACGACCGGGACATCCAGTCCCTCCTCGACGTCCTCTTCATCAACTTCACTGATGATGTTCTCGATGACGTAGTCGAGGAGATTATCGTAATAAATGCTCAGTGCACCCTCAATACCACCGACATCCGTCTCGAAGTTTAGTGCGAAGTCTTCCTCTTTTACCGAGGTAACCTTATCCACGGGCGTGCCAGTCGCCTGTGCAGCTTGCTCGTCGATCCAGTCACCACCGCGTGCGATAGAGAACTTCATCACGGGGACTGCATAGTACGACAAGCAGACGTTTGTCATCCCAGCGCCGAAGCTGATTCCGAGGCCGGTGAACTCCCGATTTGCTAACTCGGAATAAATAACGGCCATCCCCTCATTGATCGGCTCTGGGCTGTATCCCATATCAGTAAGCAGTGACTCGATCGTCTTTTGATGATACAGCGTCGAGACATCGGCGTCGATAGGATCCGCAGGAACAGAGAAAAACAGCCGCTCGTTCGGATACTCCGGCTGTCCGACTACCTGTTCAGTAATGAGCTTAATCATCGGAATGGCTGATTGCTCGTCGCTTGAGAGAATCCCAGCCTGCATCGGTCGGCGTGTCTCCTCACTGAAGATGTTCGCGAAATTCAGGGCGTCATCACCGACGATATAGACCCGATCATCCTTGCGGATGTGGAGAACGTCACTTCGCGACAGCATCTGCTCGGCCATGTCGCTGTAGTCAATTTCAACAAAGGAGTTCCGCTGCTGCACGAACACTGTTTCGTTACCATCTTGACGTGCAGACAGGAGGTTCATCGTACCGACATCGAGACCTTGGGGCATACAGCTGTATTCCTCCCACCAAGTTGAAAAAACTAGCCTATAATATAGAACCAGTTACAGCTTACGTACCAACACTACACCGAGGGGTGCGTAGGAGTCTACTACCACGCTAAAACCCACGCAACGTGACTGGCACCGTAGAAGGCATGTGGTCCGATCAGACGGGTTAGTCGAACAATAATGACCGAAGACGGCTCATAACTCCCTTCTCCTCTCCGACACCAGTTTCTACATCATCGTCTGCACCCTGCTTATTCCGGAACTCGGTAAGCGCGTTGACCTGCGCTTCGGTGCCAGTACTTCGGTCCGTTTTTGATTGGCCACCCTGCAGCTGCCTGAGTCCATCTACTGCGTCGTCAACGTCGTTACTGTCAGCCCGTGTCGTGGTCGCCTCGGAGTTCTCGATAGCTGTCCGGTCGAGGTCCGAGTCTGTGTCCGGCATATCCAGATTCAGCCGTTTGGTCTTTGGCTGTTGTTCGACGCCACCCCACGACAGTTCCGCCCCGTCCAGAGCCTGCTCTATGTCGTTGTCAACATCTGCCTTGCTGACCGACGCTGACTCACTCTCGGCTGACTCAACCGAGTCGGCCGATTCGCCCGGGGCTGTCGCCTGCTCAAGGTAATGTGCGACCAGTGCCGCTCCTGTCGAAGCTGCAAGCGTAACTAGACCAGTAGCGTAGACGCTAATCGTCCAGACGCTACCGTTGATACCCTCGTTGGTTGTCCATTCGTACGGGAAGACATCAACCAAAATTACGGTTGCAGCGAGACAGAATACTGCGCCAACGGCACTGACAAGTCGGGTCTTGAGACCCACGGGGAGGAGCACGACGACGCTCAATAGCACGGAGGGAAGCCCGATGAACCCGACGACGAGTGCGACCTCCCGGATCTGCCAGTACAGCGTACTCCCGGATTCAAGCACGTTACTGTACAAAAAGAGGCAGAATCCGACAACGGCAAGCGTGACTCCAGCGAAAAAGAGGCCAAACCCGATATAGATGTCTCGCTCTTTCGCCGGTTCGCCGATATAATCGTGATAGGCCGACCTGAGCGTGTCGCGATAGCCCGACACAGGATCGGAAGATTCGGAGGACCTGTTCGATGTAGATGCAGGGCTCATTCAATTTGTCATTTCGTTCGGATGGGTGTTAAAGATGAGCTTACTCAATTCTCCCGACGATAATCCAAGATCATAATCCCACGATTCACGGCGTACATAGTGCCGACAAGCGTGGTTTCACCTCGTTCCTGTACCACCGCTGGCTGTTTACCACGGTCGATCTTGTCCCTGTACTGCTGGGAGACGTCCCAGATGGCGACGGTGCCGACGGTGACGGGAATCACCCATATCGCTGGCAGGAGAACGACCGAGACAGCCCTCACATTTGTCGAAACATGCTGGATGTGCTCGAAAAACCACGTTCGGGGTTGGAGGTCAGTGGCGCGAAACTGGCAGATATCGCTCACAGTGTGGTGAGTGTGATGCCACCGAAGGCGAGCATGATGTTCCGAACTGGTTCCCGTAGCTGCGGAACCACGTGCCCATGGCGACGAGGCCGACGCCAGATGCACCGAAGAGTCCGATGGCCACCCAGTCGACGGTGCCAGAAGTGCCTCCGTCGGCGGAGCAAATACAGTAGCCATTGAGACTCGATGCACACCCGAGTGCACGACTGCAGTGTGATCGGCGTGTAAATCGTTTCAATTGTTACTATAGATATGCCAGCCACCCACAGAGTGACTTTATCTGTCGCCTACAGCTACAGTCTGCCACTTGACGAACGATGAGTACCGACCAATCGCTCGAAATTCTTGTCGTGGCCATTCTCTACATGTGCATGTTTCTGATGGTCATCGGACCGGCTCTTGAGTCGGTTACCGGCCTGCAAGCGCTCTCAGTGGACGGTGTGAGAGGTATCGAACGCACATGGGAGTTAGTCTCAAATCCACAGGGCTGGGTACTCTGTCTTGGCTACGTCCCTGTCCATTACACGTACCTGTTCGTCCGCGCACGACTCGCTGGTGAATCGATTGCTGCCTACTGGGAGTAGTCCAACGCTCGTAGAACTGTATACAGGAGAATAAAACGGGACTCTGTGATGTCTTGCAGTGGAAAGAACTAGTCGTACCTACTCACAGTCGGCAGTGGTCATTTCACATCTGACCTCGAAGCGCGGGAGAGCCGGTAGACCGCGATGCCGCCAACACGATGTCGTGTCCATTGACCTCCTCCCGCGCCTGAAGACGCGGGAATCCCGCCACGGGATTTCAGGCCGAGTGCAACGACCCTGTGGTTTCAAGACGCATACGTTCCAAGCGTCTCCTGCTGGATTTCATCATCGGCTTGGCTGTCTTGTGGCGCGGTCAAACGCGCCCCATCCTCAGCCGAGTCATCGTCGTTCTTGTGTTCTCTGGAGCGACTCTCTCCGCTGAGGTAGCAGTCTGCGATATTTATCGCCCCGTTCACATCGGCTTGACGGGATTAAAGCGGGCGAACGTCAGTATCCATCCGGGGAGTGCCGAAAGCGGGAGGAACGCGCTTGACAGGAAAACAGCGGGAACTGCAACAAGTTAGCCCCGATGACCGTCGATTCCCGGTGACGATTGCTACTGCGTTTGAGAGCGCGATGAGCAGCGGTCCACACCCCTATCCGACTCAGAACTGATCAGTGTCATCGTCTGGAGCGATGACAGCGAGATTCAGGACACGAACAACGCCGTCGACGTTGCAACGCACTTGGAGGACCGAGAGAGTCACATGGCTGTCTACCGGCGGCGTACTTGTCTCAAATGCCGCTCACGTCACGCGGGGCTGTCCGAGTAATTGTCTCCGTGGAAAGACAGGGCGGGCAATTTCATGAGCGGTTGATAATTCAGTGCCGCTCTTGCTCCCACTCACGTACGTGTGGGTTCTCCGGAGTGAACCAGCCTGCAAGGCCGTCCGCATCGGTTCGTATGCCGACGGCCCGCCGTGACCAGTCGACTACGGCTTTCCCCGCTGAAAAAACGACCACAGGAGCGAAAACCGATAGATCCACTCCGGCTGCCCCACCCGCAGCGGCAGGAATGACGAGTCCACCGAAAACCAGATCGAGTATGAATCCGAATACCAACAGACCGATAATCGTCACCGGAACCACGACAATCGCCAGCATAATATAAAAGGCCACGACCCGCTGTGCCGCCTCAACTGTCATATATGCCGACCAGTCTTCGTATGTCCTCGGTGCGAAATACTCCCGTCGGAGTTCAGCGAGTTGCGACGTACAGACTATCAGGGACCCGAGTATGACAGTCGGTGACCGAAGAGCGGTCACCGGATTCGACAGGGTGTTAGTTAGATAGCCCCACAGTATGGCGAGAAACAGCACGACAGCTAGCGACCGTCCGACGACAGGGAGGTTCCGTCGGTACATCGGAGGGAGGCGTGACTCGACTGCCTCCGGAAGCACGCTTTTGAACCAGTTTATCGGTTCGGGCTCGCCGCTCCAGGTGTCCTCGTCGACCTCCTCGCGTCTCCCGTAGCCAACGATATAGAACTCGCGGTCTTTTAAGACGACTGGCTGTTTCGCGAACAATGCTGCCACGCTGTAGGCAGCCACCATCACGACGACTTCGATCCAGTAGAGGACCAGAAGTTCGGCTGCACGCCATCCCAGAACCACGACTCCTGCCACCGGAAGTGAATTCGAGACGAGAACAAGAGTCAGTGTGAGCCACTGCTGGTCAGCACGTCGCTGGAGGGCTGCTGAAGACATCCAGAAGGGGTGTCAGTACGGCCGAGATATCTGTGTTTCTATATTCCGAGACAGCGAAAGGAAGGTACTCACAGGCGATAGCTCCTCGTATCGGTGTCCCCCTCGGTTCGTGTCCCATTGTGGGGCCGCAGTGCCGACAGTGGCACTCGACTCTACCTGTCTCCGAGTTGGGTATCGCGTGCTGGCGCCGGAACTCTGAGCGGTCGATGACTTGCGACCTGCCCCCGGGATGAATTTCTGGCCGGAGATCGAACTCGTCGCAGTCGGGCTGCTCGTCGCCTGGCCCCAGAACGTCTGTCCGCGTTCCTCATCTTCAATAGCTACAATTGAGCGCCCCTCAAGTCCGTTTGGGGGGAGCTACTTGGGTATCGGGCTACCACACGAAAGAATACTACAGCCTTGGCTGGGTCTAGCAGATCCGAGCGGACAGAACTGAACTATTGTGACGGTCTCGTCCACCACCGAAGCAAGTAGACGATTGCGGATATCCAGAATGCCGCAAGGAAGACATACATCGCATCGCCTTGCGGGTATATTGACTGTGTGAACTCCAGTGAAACTGCATAGCCGATAGCAGCGACAAAGATGGGGACGCCGACGTGTGCGAGAACATATGACTGTTGGGTGGTATCCTGCAGCCAATCTCCCTGGCTATGAAGATACATCGCGACCACTGTTAGCGGGGTCAAAACCAGTATCAAGCCGATAAGTCCGAACGCAGCAAGAATCGACACGAGAGCAGTTGTTGAAGCGAAGAAAACGGCCCAGATGACGAGTGGTGACAAGACAACGTAGCCGAATATAATAAGCGGCCATCCTCCGGGGAGATCGATACGTGATTCAAACTGCTCGACGAGAGCTAACGAGAACGGATACCGCCATGCTGTCCCGAAGATAGCTTTTACCATCGCAATGAGTCCGACAGCGAATGTCCAGAGCGTGACACCGAACCAAAGGACAAAAAGTCCGGAGATAGCGACACCGGCGACCGTCGACACGGACGACGGAAGAACAGAAACCTCGGTAATGCCCTGCCCAGTAAGTTCGGTATAAGTGAGGAAAGAGCCGAGCGTGATGGCTGTTATCAGTAACACGGTGAGGTGCCAGTCAAGCGCATTACGGGCGTTTCGCTTCGTGAACTCGTCAGTGGCGAGGAGGTACAGGAGTCCAGCTCCGACGACCCCGGTTGGAATCGCGAAGAAATGGATGAGGATGCCACTGAGCGAGCGTTCATCGAGCAGTTTGGGTCCGGGCGTGGGTGGTGTGGAGGACATGGGTTGAGTGGCAGGCTTCGAAGTGTGTTACTGATCTCTGATTCGTTTTGCTTACGTGGACGGCAGCAGGTTCAGTGGGCCATATCTGTCACGAACCCACCGAACAGTCCGTTCGGTGACGAGCAACAGGATGCTCACGAATACCAAGTCAAAGGCGGTGCCCCAGAGAACGATGTCACTTTGGGTACCGCGTACGTCACCTCCAATGACTGTGAGGACGCCACCGAGTGCGAACAGGACGAGGCTCAACTGGAACCCAGCGAGCACAAGCGTGCGGATTCCGGCCGTGTCCGAGAGGGTAAGGAATCCGCGAGTGGAGAGCCGATCCAGCGGGGTGTTTGCGTTCAGCGCATGCTTGCCCTCGGGCGACACCGGCCAGTCCGATTCCGGATGGTTGATGTAGTACAGGCTGATCGAGTCAGGATACGTTTCAGTTGCGACAACGTCGATCTCCTGCAGTTCCTGGAGCCGGTTCCGAACCGTGGCCCGACTAACGTCAGGCTTGATGCGCGCATGCAGTTGACGGATCGAAAAGAACGGTCGATCGGACGCAAGCATCGTCTCGACGACGTGTTCCTGTGTGAGTGTGTTGTCGAGGTTCCGGTCAATCCGTTCATCGATCCAGGTTGGAATCGCGGACACGGTACCGTCGGATAGTTGACGGGGATAATTAAAACAGGACGAGGATTTCATCCCCTTGAACTGCAATTTGACGGCCGTGAAACGGAGATCGACCATCTTCAAAAGCTGAGAAACCACCGTACGGCGCCGAACTGGGATGCAGCCTCTGAAAAAACAAACCGACGGAGGTTCTGACCCGTGTACTCCCACCAGTGTGCGGGATCAAGAACAGTGATACCCTCAACGAGCGCGACTGCGTTGAGAACCCACCGTTCTCAACGACCCACAGCCGAGACAGTTCGTGTTGGTCTGTATCGCCGACGAAGCGACGGAGCTGTTCCCCCCTGTTGATGACACAT contains the following coding sequences:
- a CDS encoding DUF7093 family protein, whose translation is MGMRCELFGHDFGASKIEESYDEGERGTVLTVREYRSCQRCGHIRNISENRGLISTTEESKANDGPPDKAEYSAETRQPAERQERVADETEATDTAQASETDPTESPESATTTPETVGDQSPDAEVSDASMTEISSTPPEKTDDAVILSESEPQEPADASTPPLNNDDAVIIDAATDTAHSPSETSDGPDSRNDRDRSPPTADDGENTSADSEPSYTCPRCAFELPASESSFFAGDVCPQCRVGYLEDTADSES
- a CDS encoding DUF7139 domain-containing protein, which translates into the protein MSGYRDTLRSAYHDYIGEPAKERDIYIGFGLFFAGVTLAVVGFCLFLYSNVLESGSTLYWQIREVALVVGFIGLPSVLLSVVVLLPVGLKTRLVSAVGAVFCLAATVILVDVFPYEWTTNEGINGSVWTISVYATGLVTLAASTGAALVAHYLEQATAPGESADSVESAESESASVSKADVDNDIEQALDGAELSWGGVEQQPKTKRLNLDMPDTDSDLDRTAIENSEATTTRADSNDVDDAVDGLRQLQGGQSKTDRSTGTEAQVNALTEFRNKQGADDDVETGVGEEKGVMSRLRSLLFD
- a CDS encoding DUF6498-containing protein, yielding MSSAALQRRADQQWLTLTLVLVSNSLPVAGVVVLGWRAAELLVLYWIEVVVMVAAYSVAALFAKQPVVLKDREFYIVGYGRREEVDEDTWSGEPEPINWFKSVLPEAVESRLPPMYRRNLPVVGRSLAVVLFLAILWGYLTNTLSNPVTALRSPTVILGSLIVCTSQLAELRREYFAPRTYEDWSAYMTVEAAQRVVAFYIMLAIVVVPVTIIGLLVFGFILDLVFGGLVIPAAAGGAAGVDLSVFAPVVVFSAGKAVVDWSRRAVGIRTDADGLAGWFTPENPHVREWEQERH
- a CDS encoding DUF4870 domain-containing protein, producing the protein MSSTPPTPGPKLLDERSLSGILIHFFAIPTGVVGAGLLYLLATDEFTKRNARNALDWHLTVLLITAITLGSFLTYTELTGQGITEVSVLPSSVSTVAGVAISGLFVLWFGVTLWTFAVGLIAMVKAIFGTAWRYPFSLALVEQFESRIDLPGGWPLIIFGYVVLSPLVIWAVFFASTTALVSILAAFGLIGLILVLTPLTVVAMYLHSQGDWLQDTTQQSYVLAHVGVPIFVAAIGYAVSLEFTQSIYPQGDAMYVFLAAFWISAIVYLLRWWTRPSQ